In Amia ocellicauda isolate fAmiCal2 chromosome 7, fAmiCal2.hap1, whole genome shotgun sequence, one genomic interval encodes:
- the tsr2 gene encoding pre-rRNA-processing protein TSR2 homolog isoform X1: MPSSFKMAAARLSTREVFAEGVRAVLETWPVLQIAVDNGFGGAYSQQKADWMVDVVQQYFHDNADLQPCEVEDFLAELMNNEFDTVVDDGSLSQVALQLSGFFEQCERGQLAEVRARITQLSQRKGTARVTAVPAKSPGQEEEEDSSSEEEEEAEVFAHTAPFLGSGKFRFDLGCKDAQVSNAWATQLDRLWSVRWGLRQASPRRHTPRPRTMPPHQRRRMAGRWCGRRNERELDEEEEERKERSENGSPE; this comes from the exons ATGCCTTCCAGTTTCAAGATGGCGGCGGCCAGGCTGTCCACACGTGAAGTGTTTGCCGAGGGAGTCCGCGCCGTTTTGGAGACGTGGCCGGTGCTGCAG atAGCAGTGGACAATGGGTTTGGTGGTGCCTACAGCCAGCAGAAAGCTGATTGGATGGTGGATGTCGTGCAGCAGTATTTCCACGACAATG CGGACCTGCAGCCGTGTGAAGTGGAGGACTTCCTGGCTGAACTGATGAACAATGAGTTTGACACGGTGGTGGATGATGGCAGTCTGTCGCAG GTGGCGCTGCAGCTGTCGGGCTTCTTCGAGCAGTGTGAGCGGGGGCAGCTGGCGGAGGTGAGGGCTCGCATCACCCAGCTGTCCCAGCGCAAGGGCACTGCCAGAGTGACCGCCGTGCCTGCCAAGAGCCCCggacaggaggaggaggaggacagcagcagcgaggaggaagaggaggccgAGGTATTTGCCCACACTGCCCCCTTTCTAGGGTCCGGCAAATTCCGCTTTGATTTGGGTTGTAAGGATGCTCAGGTTTCTAATGCCTGGGCTACACAGCTGGACAG GCTATGGAGTGTGAGGTGGGGGCTGCGGCAGGCGTCtccacgcagacacacaccccGCCCGAGGACAATGCCCCCGCACCAGAGACGGAGGATGGCTGGACGGTGGTGCGGAAGAAGAAATGAGAGAGAGctagatgaggaggaggaggagaggaaggagagaagtGAGAATGGAAGCCCAGAGTGA
- the tsr2 gene encoding pre-rRNA-processing protein TSR2 homolog isoform X2 yields the protein MPSSFKMAAARLSTREVFAEGVRAVLETWPVLQIAVDNGFGGAYSQQKADWMVDVVQQYFHDNADLQPCEVEDFLAELMNNEFDTVVDDGSLSQVALQLSGFFEQCERGQLAEVRARITQLSQRKGTARVTAVPAKSPGQEEEEDSSSEEEEEAEAMECEVGAAAGVSTQTHTPPEDNAPAPETEDGWTVVRKKK from the exons ATGCCTTCCAGTTTCAAGATGGCGGCGGCCAGGCTGTCCACACGTGAAGTGTTTGCCGAGGGAGTCCGCGCCGTTTTGGAGACGTGGCCGGTGCTGCAG atAGCAGTGGACAATGGGTTTGGTGGTGCCTACAGCCAGCAGAAAGCTGATTGGATGGTGGATGTCGTGCAGCAGTATTTCCACGACAATG CGGACCTGCAGCCGTGTGAAGTGGAGGACTTCCTGGCTGAACTGATGAACAATGAGTTTGACACGGTGGTGGATGATGGCAGTCTGTCGCAG GTGGCGCTGCAGCTGTCGGGCTTCTTCGAGCAGTGTGAGCGGGGGCAGCTGGCGGAGGTGAGGGCTCGCATCACCCAGCTGTCCCAGCGCAAGGGCACTGCCAGAGTGACCGCCGTGCCTGCCAAGAGCCCCggacaggaggaggaggaggacagcagcagcgaggaggaagaggaggccgAG GCTATGGAGTGTGAGGTGGGGGCTGCGGCAGGCGTCtccacgcagacacacaccccGCCCGAGGACAATGCCCCCGCACCAGAGACGGAGGATGGCTGGACGGTGGTGCGGAAGAAGAAATGA